From a single Planctomycetia bacterium genomic region:
- a CDS encoding ATPase, whose amino-acid sequence MPKTTRTTTRQPPTAPHSTLTTHLRELVSACFTGLWVQTNEPTEATRDLTSLCRDEGWRLGVWDCDRGMTFPLEPIQMPGVSDAQDPLAVIRALPQVANGSGTTLVVFESLHRFLGATEIVQALARQIHAGKNNRCFVIVLAPVVQIPPELDKLFTVVDHDLPGRAQLEEIARGVATQDGELPEGDELSRVIEAAAGLTASEAENAFSLALVRHGKLEPETLWELKSQQLKKSGLVSLHRGTESFDQLGGLDNLKAFCLRAMRRQGEGTVSNRPRGVLLLSPPGCGKSQFAKALGNETGRPTVVLDVGALLGSLVGQSESNVRAALKLADAMAPCVVFCDELEKALAGSSSSGQTDSGVTARVFGSLLTWLNDHESDVFFVGTCNDASKLPPEFARAERFDGVFFVDLPGRDQKDAIWGIYTRHYGLTANCSRPDDTNWTGAEIKSCCRLASLLDVPLVQAAQNVVPVAVTAGDKIEGLRQWASGRCLSADRAGVYSHEQQPSPGSRARRVMREPGVN is encoded by the coding sequence ATGCCAAAGACCACCCGCACCACAACTCGACAGCCTCCGACAGCCCCACACTCCACCCTCACCACCCACCTCCGCGAACTCGTCTCCGCCTGCTTCACCGGCTTGTGGGTCCAGACAAACGAGCCCACCGAAGCCACCCGCGATCTGACCAGCCTGTGCCGTGACGAGGGCTGGCGGCTCGGCGTCTGGGACTGCGACCGGGGCATGACATTTCCGCTGGAGCCGATCCAGATGCCCGGGGTGAGCGACGCCCAGGATCCCCTCGCCGTCATCCGGGCACTGCCGCAGGTCGCCAACGGGTCCGGGACGACGCTCGTGGTCTTCGAGAGCCTGCATAGGTTCCTGGGAGCCACCGAGATCGTCCAGGCCCTCGCCCGACAGATCCACGCGGGCAAGAACAATCGATGCTTCGTGATCGTGCTCGCGCCAGTCGTCCAGATACCGCCGGAGCTGGACAAGCTCTTCACCGTCGTCGATCACGATCTGCCTGGCCGCGCTCAGCTCGAGGAGATCGCCCGCGGAGTGGCCACCCAGGACGGCGAGCTTCCTGAGGGCGATGAACTGTCCCGCGTCATCGAAGCCGCCGCCGGCCTCACCGCCAGCGAGGCCGAGAACGCCTTCAGCCTGGCCCTCGTACGGCACGGGAAGCTGGAGCCCGAGACGCTGTGGGAACTGAAGAGCCAGCAGCTCAAGAAGTCGGGGCTTGTCTCCCTTCACAGGGGCACCGAGTCATTCGACCAGCTCGGTGGCCTCGACAACCTCAAGGCATTCTGTCTGCGGGCCATGAGGCGACAGGGCGAAGGCACCGTCAGCAACCGACCCCGTGGTGTTCTGCTTCTCTCTCCTCCCGGCTGCGGCAAAAGCCAGTTCGCGAAGGCCCTCGGCAACGAAACCGGCAGGCCGACTGTGGTGCTCGATGTCGGCGCGCTACTCGGCTCGCTCGTCGGCCAGTCGGAGAGCAACGTCCGGGCGGCACTGAAGTTGGCCGATGCGATGGCTCCGTGCGTTGTCTTTTGCGATGAACTGGAAAAAGCGCTCGCGGGTTCTAGTTCATCGGGCCAGACAGACTCCGGTGTCACAGCCCGCGTGTTCGGCTCGCTGCTCACGTGGCTGAACGACCACGAGAGCGACGTCTTCTTCGTCGGCACCTGCAACGACGCCTCGAAGTTGCCGCCCGAGTTCGCCCGTGCAGAGCGTTTCGACGGCGTGTTCTTCGTGGACTTGCCGGGCCGTGACCAGAAGGACGCGATCTGGGGCATCTACACGCGGCACTACGGTCTGACCGCGAACTGCTCTCGGCCGGATGACACCAACTGGACCGGGGCCGAGATCAAGTCGTGCTGCAGGCTGGCGTCACTCTTGGACGTGCCGCTCGTTCAGGCCGCCCAGAACGTCGTACCCGTGGCTGTCACTGCGGGCGACAAGATCGAAGGGTTACGCCAGTGGGCCTCGGGTCGGTGCCTGTCGGCGGATCGGGCGGGGGTGTATTCCCATGAGCAGCAGCCGTCGCCGGGATCACGAGCGAGGCGGGTGATGCGGGAGCCGGGGGTGAATTGA
- a CDS encoding haloacid dehalogenase — translation MKRSLSTVLAFGVALVLGGLAAAQTSDPLPSWNDGKAKQSILAFVAQISQSESPDFVPPSERIAVFDNDGTLWAEQPMYVQLAFAIDRVKALVPAHPEWKDKEPFASLLKGDLEGALAGGEHAMLEIVTATHAGNTTEEFEEIVKEWISTAKHPSTNCFYTEMVYQPMLEVLRYLQANGFKTFIVSGGGIEFMRPWSEEVYGIPPEQVIGSSIKTKFEMRDGKPVLVRLPEIDFIDDNAGKPVGINRHIGRRPIAAFGNSDGDLQMLQWTTAGQGPRFALYVHHTDGDREHAYDRKSSVGRLDKGLDEAKSRGWTVVDMKQDWKVVYRFK, via the coding sequence ATGAAACGCAGCCTCTCGACTGTTCTCGCTTTCGGTGTTGCCTTGGTTCTCGGTGGCTTGGCGGCGGCGCAGACCAGCGACCCGCTTCCATCCTGGAACGACGGCAAGGCTAAGCAGTCCATCCTCGCCTTTGTGGCACAGATATCACAGTCGGAATCCCCCGACTTCGTGCCACCATCCGAGCGGATCGCCGTCTTCGATAACGACGGCACGCTGTGGGCAGAGCAGCCGATGTATGTCCAACTCGCCTTCGCGATCGACCGTGTCAAGGCGCTCGTACCGGCGCATCCTGAGTGGAAGGATAAGGAACCCTTCGCCTCGCTGCTCAAGGGCGACCTAGAGGGCGCGCTGGCAGGTGGTGAGCATGCGATGCTCGAAATCGTCACGGCTACCCACGCGGGAAACACCACCGAGGAGTTCGAGGAGATCGTGAAGGAGTGGATATCCACGGCAAAGCACCCTTCGACCAACTGCTTCTACACGGAGATGGTGTATCAGCCGATGCTCGAAGTCCTCCGCTACTTGCAGGCAAATGGCTTCAAGACCTTCATCGTTTCCGGCGGTGGCATCGAATTCATGCGCCCATGGTCCGAGGAGGTCTATGGCATCCCGCCTGAGCAGGTGATCGGCAGCAGTATCAAGACCAAGTTCGAAATGCGGGACGGCAAGCCCGTGCTTGTGCGCCTGCCCGAGATCGACTTCATTGACGACAACGCCGGCAAGCCAGTGGGCATCAATCGGCATATCGGCCGGCGGCCCATTGCCGCGTTCGGTAACTCCGACGGGGATCTGCAGATGCTGCAGTGGACCACTGCTGGGCAAGGTCCTCGCTTCGCGCTCTACGTCCACCATACGGATGGTGATCGGGAACACGCCTACGACCGTAAGTCCAGCGTCGGCCGGCTGGATAAAGGCCTCGACGAGGCGAAGTCGAGAGGTTGGACAGTGGTAGACATGAAGCAGGACTGGAAGGTTGTCTACCGCTTCAAGTAA